One genomic region from Reichenbachiella ulvae encodes:
- a CDS encoding DUF5060 domain-containing protein, protein MKKMLLNKAILLAAVCGICFSCVTEPQISGEPKKWHKITLTFDGPESDEMADINPFADYRLDVTFSLGDKSLIVPGYFAADGQAAYTSAKSGNKWRVHFSPNATGEWKYEVSFRKGKDIAISDEEGEGAGYMDGQTGVLLVGKSDKSAPDLRAKGRLTYVGEHYLQFAESGDYFVKMGADAPENMLAYDEIDDTPNVGDRLKKWTDHAQDYNSDADSFLWGPNKEKGKNLLGGINYLHEKGMNVFSFLTFNIDGDDRNVFPHLLKVGLDEYEEFANVKKNPKSWETNVLQDRFDVSKMDQWEQIFSYGEMKGMYLHFKTQENENDQKMDGGDLGRTRKLYYRQLIARYAHHLALNWNIGEEETKTVAQVKEQATYFAQNDPYQSIAVVHTFPNEHEKYYQPLVDEATDVKGFSIQTNKPDFHRVHSVTSKWVKASAASGRKLVVAVDEPGDARHALVPDKDNIDHNNARINALWGTLMAGGAGLEWYFGYQHDHSDLTCESWRSRDAFWDQCKVALDFFTQNELPLTEMVNMNEMTADTTDYVYAKNGDTYLVFIKEPGKIEMELPDIGYNASWLNPKTGEQITIDGQTENEKINLDSPFELDALLYLTK, encoded by the coding sequence ATGAAAAAAATGCTATTAAATAAAGCAATCCTTCTGGCCGCTGTTTGCGGGATTTGTTTTTCCTGTGTCACCGAACCTCAGATATCAGGAGAGCCAAAGAAGTGGCACAAAATCACTTTGACTTTCGACGGCCCAGAAAGTGACGAGATGGCTGACATCAACCCCTTTGCGGATTATCGTCTTGACGTTACTTTTTCACTTGGAGATAAAAGTTTGATAGTACCAGGATATTTTGCCGCAGACGGGCAGGCTGCTTACACTTCTGCCAAGTCAGGCAACAAGTGGCGCGTGCACTTTAGCCCTAATGCTACCGGCGAATGGAAGTACGAGGTTTCGTTCAGAAAAGGTAAAGACATTGCCATTAGCGATGAGGAAGGCGAAGGCGCTGGTTACATGGATGGCCAAACGGGAGTTTTGTTGGTGGGTAAATCTGATAAATCGGCTCCAGACCTTCGTGCAAAAGGTCGATTGACGTACGTAGGCGAGCATTATTTGCAATTTGCCGAATCAGGTGACTACTTCGTGAAAATGGGGGCTGACGCTCCAGAAAACATGTTGGCATACGACGAGATTGATGACACGCCAAATGTAGGAGACCGACTAAAAAAATGGACGGATCATGCACAAGACTATAATTCAGACGCTGATTCGTTTTTATGGGGGCCAAACAAAGAAAAAGGCAAGAATCTCCTAGGAGGCATCAATTATCTTCACGAAAAAGGGATGAATGTTTTTTCATTTCTAACATTCAACATAGATGGGGATGATCGTAATGTTTTTCCTCATTTGCTCAAGGTGGGCCTAGATGAATACGAAGAGTTTGCCAATGTAAAGAAGAATCCTAAATCATGGGAAACGAATGTCCTCCAAGATCGCTTTGATGTGTCCAAAATGGATCAGTGGGAGCAGATATTCTCTTATGGCGAAATGAAAGGCATGTACCTTCATTTCAAAACACAGGAAAATGAAAATGATCAAAAAATGGATGGCGGAGATCTCGGACGCACCAGAAAGCTTTATTATCGCCAGCTGATTGCCAGATATGCCCATCATCTCGCTCTCAATTGGAATATAGGCGAGGAGGAGACCAAAACCGTGGCACAGGTGAAAGAGCAAGCGACTTATTTTGCTCAAAATGATCCATATCAGAGCATTGCAGTAGTTCATACCTTCCCCAACGAGCACGAAAAGTACTATCAACCTTTGGTGGATGAAGCAACCGATGTTAAAGGGTTTTCAATACAGACCAACAAACCGGACTTTCATCGTGTGCATAGCGTCACCAGCAAGTGGGTGAAAGCCTCGGCGGCCAGTGGTCGCAAGCTGGTAGTAGCAGTAGATGAACCTGGAGATGCACGACACGCGCTGGTACCGGATAAAGACAACATTGATCATAACAATGCACGAATAAATGCGCTATGGGGTACGCTGATGGCAGGAGGAGCCGGACTAGAATGGTATTTCGGGTATCAACATGATCATTCTGATCTGACTTGTGAATCTTGGAGAAGTAGAGATGCATTTTGGGATCAATGCAAAGTGGCGCTCGACTTTTTTACTCAAAATGAATTGCCATTGACCGAGATGGTCAATATGAATGAAATGACGGCTGATACCACAGACTATGTGTATGCTAAAAATGGAGATACCTATCTGGTCTTCATCAAGGAGCCTGGGAAAATTGAAATGGAATTGCCAGATATCGGTTACAATGCCTCTTGGCTCAATCCCAAAACTGGCGAGCAAATCACCATTGATGGACAAACAGAAAATGAGAAGATCAACTTGGATAGCCCATTCGAGCTTGATGCTTTGTTATACTTGACTAAATAA
- a CDS encoding sulfatase, which yields MSEIRRFRWVVMVWCFVLVSCAEQSSVKPNFLVIVVDDLGKHDLGVTGSQFYETPNIDHLASVSTQFENGYATCAVCSPSRASLLTGKFTATHGITDWIGSPSGTDWRKKNRHTVLLPAEYEHRLDQNYVTLPEALKDNGYKTLFAGKWHVGSHKDQSSPTDHGFDINIGGTHKGSPHGGFFAPFNNPELEERPDEKGMSLSMRLANETSKFIEDHKDNSFLAYLSFYAVHAPIQTTEEKWNKYRDKAEEMGLAENGFEMERVLPIRVQQDNPVYAGLIEHVDDAIGSVLSTLERLGLDENTVVIFTSDNGGVASGDNFSTSNLPLRGGKGYQWEGGLKVPLFIHVPWMENRAMDMSPATGADLYPTILDLANIPLRPDQHTDGQSLLAALKGEEMQVRPLYWHYPHYGNQGGEPHAIIRLGDWKLIHYWEDDRDELYHLSSDPGEQKDLANSEFERVSQMRAQLLSWLQSNQANYPTVDQERDPVKTAEVLQNHIKRKDRLEQERKKMLSPDWKPNDNWWGSKVGEFEELANSKND from the coding sequence ATGAGCGAAATTAGGAGATTTAGATGGGTTGTTATGGTTTGGTGCTTTGTGTTAGTAAGCTGTGCTGAGCAAAGTTCCGTGAAACCCAATTTTCTGGTGATTGTGGTGGATGATTTAGGAAAACACGACTTGGGAGTCACGGGCAGTCAATTTTACGAAACTCCCAATATAGACCACCTGGCTTCTGTCAGTACCCAATTTGAAAATGGTTATGCTACTTGTGCAGTTTGTAGTCCATCCAGAGCCAGTTTGCTTACAGGTAAATTTACCGCTACCCATGGCATCACAGATTGGATTGGTTCTCCATCTGGTACCGATTGGCGCAAGAAAAATCGTCATACCGTACTGTTGCCAGCGGAGTATGAGCATCGACTAGATCAAAATTATGTAACGCTACCAGAAGCGCTCAAAGACAACGGGTACAAAACCTTATTTGCAGGCAAGTGGCACGTTGGTAGTCATAAAGATCAGTCCTCACCCACAGATCATGGATTTGATATCAACATCGGTGGTACCCACAAGGGGTCTCCTCATGGTGGGTTTTTTGCTCCTTTTAATAATCCTGAGCTGGAAGAGAGACCGGATGAAAAGGGAATGAGTCTATCAATGCGGTTGGCCAATGAGACTTCAAAATTCATAGAGGATCACAAAGACAATAGTTTTCTGGCATATCTATCCTTTTATGCCGTTCATGCACCGATACAAACCACCGAAGAAAAATGGAATAAGTATCGTGACAAAGCTGAGGAGATGGGACTTGCCGAAAATGGATTTGAAATGGAGAGAGTATTGCCGATCCGGGTGCAACAAGATAATCCGGTCTATGCCGGACTGATCGAGCATGTGGATGATGCTATTGGTTCTGTTTTGTCTACTTTGGAGCGATTAGGCTTGGATGAAAATACTGTCGTGATTTTTACCTCGGACAATGGAGGGGTGGCCTCTGGAGATAATTTTTCAACATCCAACTTGCCTCTGAGAGGAGGCAAGGGATACCAATGGGAGGGAGGGCTGAAAGTGCCACTTTTCATTCATGTGCCCTGGATGGAAAATAGAGCTATGGACATGTCGCCAGCAACAGGAGCCGATTTGTACCCAACCATTCTTGACCTGGCAAATATTCCACTCAGACCAGATCAACATACCGACGGACAGAGTCTGCTTGCTGCCTTGAAAGGAGAGGAAATGCAAGTACGACCTTTATATTGGCACTATCCGCACTACGGCAATCAGGGGGGTGAACCGCACGCCATTATCAGGTTAGGAGATTGGAAGCTGATTCATTATTGGGAGGATGATCGAGACGAGCTTTACCATCTGTCTTCTGATCCAGGAGAGCAAAAAGACTTAGCCAATTCAGAATTTGAAAGAGTGAGCCAAATGCGTGCACAGCTTCTCTCTTGGCTGCAATCAAACCAGGCGAACTACCCCACCGTCGATCAAGAAAGAGACCCTGTCAAAACTGCTGAGGTATTGCAGAACCATATAAAAAGGAAAGACAGGTTGGAACAAGAAAGAAAGAAAATGTTGAGCCCCGACTGGAAACCAAATGATAACTGGTGGGGAAGTAAAGTTGGAGAATTTGAAGAATTAGCAAATAGTAAGAATGATTAG
- a CDS encoding Gfo/Idh/MocA family protein → MKSSRRKFLRLTATSAAAVSIGIHACSSKKEFTLEEVADSERLKVGVIGTGIRGKNIIQVLNYVPEMKVVAICDTLDFRLKEASDLIKHKVVNYTDYQKLLAHDGLDAVIIASPLHEHYRMVMSALDANLHILCEKALAYSIEQCREIKIRGDQYDKVFQVSYQYQLNPVFEAIKNLVDKGYLGKITKVEASWDRHGDWRRKVPSSELERQINWRMYREYSGGLMAELGSHQLNMVDSLLGAHPIRVVGTGGIDYWKDGRTTFDNVHALFDYPEGVKVGFHSGTTNKYEGYQMKFYGDKATVVSHGMNTAEIFPEGDRIEEEWSSTVDGVSGASIKIIGDTNKRKVEPIGDDGVVYPSKNDNFNMTWKLYKNFAAAIRGKEKLLLGLKDAYQSAISVHMANDAIRNGKVVDWRPEFDI, encoded by the coding sequence ATGAAGTCTTCAAGAAGAAAATTTTTAAGGTTAACGGCAACTTCTGCTGCAGCTGTAAGCATAGGCATACACGCCTGTAGTTCTAAAAAGGAATTTACCCTGGAAGAAGTAGCAGACAGCGAAAGACTAAAAGTGGGTGTGATCGGAACAGGGATTCGGGGCAAAAACATCATTCAGGTACTTAACTATGTTCCAGAAATGAAGGTGGTTGCCATTTGTGATACTCTTGATTTTAGACTCAAAGAGGCGAGCGATCTTATCAAACATAAGGTGGTCAATTACACTGATTACCAAAAATTGTTGGCACATGATGGCTTGGATGCTGTGATTATTGCTTCGCCGCTACATGAACATTATCGCATGGTAATGTCTGCCCTTGATGCCAACCTCCATATTCTATGCGAGAAGGCATTGGCATATTCCATAGAGCAGTGTCGAGAAATCAAAATCCGAGGAGACCAATACGATAAGGTTTTTCAGGTGTCCTACCAGTATCAGCTCAATCCGGTATTTGAGGCGATCAAAAATCTGGTGGATAAAGGGTATCTGGGGAAAATCACCAAGGTAGAGGCATCCTGGGATCGGCATGGAGACTGGAGGAGAAAGGTGCCTAGTTCTGAATTGGAGAGGCAGATCAATTGGCGCATGTATCGGGAGTATTCAGGCGGACTGATGGCAGAACTTGGCTCTCATCAACTCAATATGGTAGACAGCCTACTTGGTGCTCATCCGATTAGAGTAGTAGGAACCGGAGGGATTGATTATTGGAAAGACGGGCGTACTACATTTGATAATGTACATGCATTGTTTGATTATCCTGAAGGTGTGAAGGTGGGGTTTCATTCCGGAACGACCAATAAGTATGAAGGGTACCAGATGAAATTTTACGGTGACAAGGCCACAGTGGTAAGTCATGGAATGAACACAGCAGAGATATTTCCGGAAGGAGATAGAATAGAAGAAGAATGGTCGAGTACCGTCGATGGAGTTTCCGGCGCCTCTATTAAAATCATCGGTGATACCAACAAAAGGAAGGTAGAACCTATAGGGGATGATGGAGTAGTATATCCGAGCAAAAATGATAATTTCAATATGACCTGGAAGCTCTACAAAAATTTTGCGGCAGCTATTAGGGGGAAAGAAAAACTATTACTTGGATTAAAGGATGCCTACCAAAGTGCTATTTCAGTCCATATGGCTAATGATGCTATTAGAAATGGAAAAGTTGTCGACTGGAGGCCTGAATTTGATATTTAA
- a CDS encoding glycoside hydrolase family 2 TIM barrel-domain containing protein: MNLNKLPIFLFFLFLLLRTESGVAQRTQVSLNSDWKFSLSDNPQYAEKGFNDRDWQIKQVPHDWAFENGVSENGAQSQGGGYHDGGIAWYRKTIEVSKESLDHVVYLEFEGVYMNSEVWVNGNHLGKRPYGYISFRYDISEYLVEGDNTIAVRVDNSLEPSARWYHPCGIYASVNLIEVNPVHIEPNGVFVTTPIINSQSAKVVADVRVSADDKSKLKVKYQVLSAQGEVLKETTNKLAASEAVKGVLEVPNPKLWSIDEPTLYTLVAEVIQGKKVVDRVETKFGFRTAEWKTETGFWLNGENIKIKGVCEHWEGGPVAGAWTKPLLRWKLQLIKDMGNNAIRPSHNPFPPMFYDLCDEMGLLVMDELFDGWSRKAPHDYGAQAFDEWWERDMTEWIERDRNHPSIIIWSLGNETHGEIAKDMVEFGTGLDSTRLFTSGASNPDDMQVIGINGGSESKTFLENRTFDKPFVSTEAPHTWQTRGYYRTQTWWRDNELNGTYPLPNLTDKEIFFYEWTDPKNWRNRKQSLNSSYDNATVRISARKNWEVVRDLAWHSGNFRWTGFDYYGESGLPHGGWPFNLFMGGPIDVAGFEKDLFYFYQSQWTDEPMVHLLPHWTHPRMEKGTEIPVWAYSNADEVELFLNGKSMGKDIPGTKWDEMQCEWMVPYEEGIIEAVAYIGGKEVARTFHQTAGGPVTLVNTVTTIPAEDQFQSCIILSSEAQDNRGNFYPYASNAVYFTLNGDVRKISLENGDPVDQTSRANSNYRAMFMGKTRAFLEMKEGAKNGSVLISSIVGDKSLFLSNKITIVAEDKALFGTQPASDYIIKFTTNGADPTSEGLIYNSPFEVQHGTTVKAIVMNENKEVLITMEETFGEGEGLFWGDETSDDIWEGRGVNIGAETAELTGSARASSEGRRYKHSGYVTFDDQEGAIKWYQENDGDTRKLNIRIRYSHLSKNGERPMELVVNDEQVAVFQFGDVGDLGSRWKFEGTTVELQKGANYIELKTMGKSGPYIDELFID; the protein is encoded by the coding sequence ATGAACTTGAATAAACTACCGATATTTCTATTTTTTTTATTCCTATTGCTGCGCACCGAAAGTGGAGTTGCACAACGGACTCAGGTAAGCTTAAACAGCGATTGGAAGTTTAGTCTTTCGGATAATCCTCAATATGCTGAAAAGGGCTTCAATGATCGGGATTGGCAAATTAAACAAGTACCGCACGATTGGGCTTTTGAAAATGGTGTAAGCGAGAATGGAGCTCAAAGTCAAGGAGGTGGCTACCACGATGGAGGAATAGCCTGGTATCGCAAAACCATAGAAGTATCGAAAGAGAGCTTGGATCATGTGGTTTACCTAGAGTTTGAAGGGGTCTACATGAATAGTGAGGTTTGGGTCAATGGGAATCACCTTGGCAAGCGACCATACGGATACATCAGCTTTAGATATGATATTTCAGAATACCTTGTTGAAGGAGACAATACTATCGCAGTGAGAGTTGATAATTCCCTAGAGCCTTCGGCCAGATGGTATCACCCATGCGGGATTTATGCTTCGGTTAATCTCATTGAGGTAAATCCTGTTCACATCGAGCCGAATGGGGTTTTCGTCACCACGCCAATTATTAACTCACAATCGGCTAAAGTTGTAGCGGATGTACGTGTATCGGCAGATGATAAGTCAAAATTGAAGGTGAAATATCAGGTGCTGTCTGCCCAAGGGGAGGTGCTGAAAGAGACGACCAATAAGTTGGCCGCTTCCGAGGCTGTAAAGGGTGTTTTGGAAGTTCCCAATCCAAAATTATGGAGCATTGACGAGCCTACCCTTTATACCCTAGTCGCAGAAGTAATTCAAGGAAAGAAAGTTGTGGATCGTGTCGAAACCAAGTTTGGTTTCCGAACAGCAGAGTGGAAAACTGAAACAGGGTTTTGGTTGAATGGTGAAAATATAAAGATCAAAGGTGTCTGTGAGCACTGGGAAGGAGGACCTGTAGCAGGAGCCTGGACCAAACCATTGTTGCGCTGGAAGCTACAGCTGATCAAAGACATGGGAAACAATGCCATACGTCCATCTCACAATCCCTTTCCTCCAATGTTTTATGATCTATGCGATGAAATGGGGCTGCTCGTGATGGATGAACTGTTTGACGGTTGGTCTAGAAAAGCACCACACGATTATGGTGCGCAGGCCTTCGATGAGTGGTGGGAGCGAGACATGACCGAATGGATAGAACGAGATCGTAATCATCCGAGTATCATCATTTGGAGTCTGGGTAATGAAACTCATGGAGAGATTGCCAAGGACATGGTGGAGTTTGGAACTGGCCTTGATTCTACCCGATTATTTACTTCTGGTGCCAGCAATCCAGACGATATGCAAGTAATCGGAATCAATGGTGGATCAGAAAGCAAAACGTTCCTCGAAAATCGAACATTCGACAAGCCATTTGTGTCAACTGAGGCGCCACATACCTGGCAGACAAGAGGCTACTATCGTACGCAAACCTGGTGGAGAGACAACGAACTCAATGGCACTTATCCTCTACCGAATCTTACGGATAAAGAAATCTTCTTTTATGAGTGGACCGATCCAAAGAATTGGAGAAATAGAAAACAGAGCTTGAATTCATCCTACGACAATGCAACGGTTAGAATAAGCGCTAGAAAAAATTGGGAGGTGGTGAGAGACCTAGCCTGGCACAGTGGAAACTTTCGTTGGACAGGGTTTGATTACTATGGTGAGTCAGGATTGCCGCACGGAGGTTGGCCTTTCAACTTGTTTATGGGAGGTCCGATAGATGTTGCCGGATTTGAAAAGGATCTGTTTTATTTCTATCAAAGCCAATGGACTGATGAGCCTATGGTACATCTTTTACCACATTGGACACATCCTCGAATGGAAAAAGGAACTGAAATCCCAGTATGGGCATACTCTAATGCAGATGAAGTAGAGTTGTTCTTAAATGGTAAGTCAATGGGCAAAGACATACCAGGTACGAAGTGGGATGAGATGCAATGTGAATGGATGGTGCCATATGAGGAGGGTATCATTGAGGCTGTGGCATATATCGGTGGCAAAGAAGTCGCCAGAACCTTTCATCAAACGGCTGGCGGCCCAGTCACACTTGTGAATACAGTTACTACTATTCCGGCTGAAGATCAATTTCAGAGTTGTATAATTCTAAGCTCAGAAGCACAAGACAACCGAGGCAATTTTTATCCATACGCTTCCAATGCCGTGTACTTTACCCTAAATGGAGATGTTAGAAAAATATCACTAGAAAATGGTGACCCAGTAGACCAAACTAGTCGAGCCAATTCGAACTATCGAGCAATGTTTATGGGAAAAACCAGGGCTTTTTTAGAAATGAAGGAAGGAGCTAAAAATGGAAGTGTCTTGATCTCTTCGATCGTTGGGGATAAATCACTCTTTCTCTCTAATAAAATAACCATCGTGGCTGAGGACAAAGCGTTGTTCGGAACGCAGCCCGCCTCAGACTATATTATCAAGTTTACTACAAATGGAGCCGACCCTACTTCAGAAGGATTGATATACAATTCGCCTTTTGAAGTACAACATGGAACTACGGTAAAGGCTATTGTGATGAATGAAAATAAGGAAGTATTAATCACAATGGAAGAAACCTTTGGTGAAGGAGAAGGACTTTTCTGGGGAGACGAAACCAGTGATGATATCTGGGAAGGAAGAGGAGTCAATATTGGGGCTGAGACCGCAGAGTTGACGGGTAGCGCTAGGGCAAGCAGTGAAGGAAGAAGGTATAAACACAGCGGTTATGTGACGTTCGATGATCAGGAGGGAGCGATCAAGTGGTATCAGGAAAATGATGGCGACACTCGAAAATTAAATATTCGTATTCGCTATTCTCACCTGAGTAAAAATGGAGAAAGGCCAATGGAATTGGTCGTAAATGATGAGCAGGTTGCAGTATTTCAATTCGGCGATGTGGGAGATCTAGGGTCAAGATGGAAGTTCGAAGGAACTACTGTCGAGTTACAGAAGGGAGCCAATTATATAGAATTAAAAACCATGGGGAAAAGTGGACCCTATATTGACGAACTATTTATCGATTAA
- a CDS encoding glycoside hydrolase family 3 N-terminal domain-containing protein: MIRNKSNIGAVKMNVSRLMVLLVVVLAGCSNPSITDDPSQKQTSEIDAKVQELLAQMTLEEKVAQMRMFHAQIGVELDENDNLVLKDKVKEKLKLSIGGIKNPGEHLSPKRAAILNNKLQKYIIENSRLGIPGFFVTESYNGVDAEGCTSFGRPINMAATFNTELVKEVYDAVGREARLRGLHLTHSPEADIVRDPRFGRMSEAFSEDTYLTTQMIISAVTGMQGDYDGLSSTHIGAVTKHFAGYAQLAGGTNFASIEISPRTLIDEIFPPFKAAVEEANSLGIMASHGDINGVASHANPWLLTEVLRDQWGFEGYVVSDANDVGRLHYFMKVAETPEDAVLQGLKAGVDVDLYAEDAYALLPEMAEKDPALMKYIDRSAGRVLRTKFILGLFDNPYIDVEKVNGTVRSEDHLELARATDRESIILVKNEGVLPFNTDKKMKVALVGPVLGEHDHEDFADAFGANVQIVSEKGFDLTNGLGGIPILTPKSEQQAGIKKILSKAKSADVILAVVGGDEFTAKEGFFNNAFGDRDNIDPAGLQDELILELKKLGKPLVIIMKHRRTLSANVFVEEADAMLDCWDLSEQGNYAIAEVLFGKVNPSGKSPVTVPRSIGQIPFHYSMKEINYKKGYLFAQNTPLYPFGYGLSYTTFDYSDITLSDTTMTTNGSIQASVTITNSGNVKGKEVVQLYLKDLIGTVVRPMQELKGFEKIELEPGESKVVTFDIAPDMLEYTGLEMETNPGKGDWELRIGTSSADFKSASFRLK; encoded by the coding sequence ATGATTAGGAACAAATCAAATATTGGAGCAGTGAAAATGAATGTGTCAAGATTGATGGTGCTGCTGGTAGTGGTATTGGCAGGCTGTAGCAACCCTTCAATAACTGATGATCCCTCCCAAAAACAAACCTCTGAAATTGATGCAAAGGTACAGGAGCTTCTAGCTCAGATGACCCTGGAAGAAAAGGTAGCTCAGATGAGGATGTTTCATGCCCAGATTGGGGTCGAGCTAGATGAAAATGACAATTTGGTATTAAAGGACAAGGTCAAAGAAAAGCTTAAGCTTAGCATAGGAGGTATTAAAAACCCAGGAGAGCACCTAAGCCCCAAAAGAGCGGCCATCCTAAATAATAAACTGCAGAAGTACATTATCGAAAACAGCCGTTTGGGTATTCCAGGGTTCTTCGTTACAGAGTCCTATAATGGAGTGGATGCAGAAGGGTGTACGAGTTTTGGTCGGCCGATCAACATGGCTGCTACCTTCAATACTGAATTGGTGAAAGAAGTTTATGATGCAGTGGGCAGAGAGGCCAGACTAAGAGGGCTTCATCTTACCCATTCGCCTGAAGCGGATATAGTTCGTGATCCTCGTTTTGGTCGTATGAGTGAGGCTTTTAGCGAAGACACCTATCTGACCACTCAGATGATCATCAGCGCTGTGACTGGTATGCAAGGAGATTATGATGGATTAAGCTCGACTCATATTGGTGCGGTTACCAAGCACTTTGCTGGCTATGCACAGCTGGCTGGAGGTACCAATTTTGCCTCCATCGAAATATCTCCTCGTACATTGATCGACGAAATTTTCCCCCCATTCAAGGCAGCGGTAGAAGAGGCTAATTCTTTGGGTATTATGGCTTCTCATGGAGATATCAATGGAGTGGCCAGTCATGCCAATCCATGGCTGCTGACGGAGGTACTACGTGATCAGTGGGGCTTTGAAGGCTATGTGGTCTCGGATGCCAATGATGTGGGGCGTTTACACTATTTCATGAAGGTGGCAGAAACACCAGAGGATGCCGTGTTGCAAGGCCTGAAGGCAGGAGTAGATGTGGATTTATACGCTGAAGATGCCTACGCTTTGTTGCCAGAGATGGCCGAGAAGGATCCTGCGTTGATGAAATACATTGATCGATCTGCAGGAAGAGTGCTGCGCACTAAGTTTATTTTAGGACTATTTGACAACCCTTACATTGATGTTGAAAAAGTAAACGGAACGGTACGCTCAGAAGATCACTTAGAGTTGGCTAGAGCAACGGATAGAGAATCTATCATTTTGGTCAAAAACGAAGGTGTATTGCCATTCAATACAGATAAGAAAATGAAGGTAGCCTTGGTAGGGCCAGTCTTGGGGGAGCATGATCACGAGGATTTTGCAGATGCTTTTGGTGCTAATGTTCAAATCGTATCTGAAAAGGGGTTTGATTTGACCAACGGACTTGGTGGCATACCCATACTGACGCCCAAATCCGAGCAGCAGGCGGGCATCAAAAAAATCTTGAGCAAGGCAAAATCTGCAGACGTGATCTTGGCCGTAGTGGGAGGCGATGAGTTTACCGCCAAGGAAGGCTTTTTCAACAATGCCTTTGGTGATCGAGATAATATTGATCCAGCAGGTTTGCAAGATGAGCTTATATTAGAACTTAAAAAATTAGGTAAGCCTTTGGTCATAATCATGAAGCACCGTCGTACGCTCTCCGCCAATGTATTTGTGGAGGAAGCAGACGCCATGCTGGATTGTTGGGATCTGAGTGAGCAGGGCAATTATGCCATCGCAGAAGTGTTGTTTGGAAAAGTGAATCCTTCTGGAAAATCTCCAGTCACAGTGCCCAGATCCATTGGTCAAATTCCATTTCACTACAGCATGAAGGAGATCAATTACAAGAAGGGTTATCTCTTTGCTCAAAATACGCCACTTTATCCATTCGGATATGGTTTGAGTTACACCACTTTCGATTATTCTGACATTACCTTGTCGGATACTACCATGACTACAAATGGGAGCATCCAAGCAAGTGTAACCATCACCAACAGTGGAAATGTGAAAGGAAAGGAAGTTGTGCAGCTTTATCTGAAGGATCTCATAGGTACAGTAGTGCGTCCTATGCAAGAATTAAAAGGATTTGAAAAAATTGAGTTGGAGCCAGGCGAAAGCAAAGTAGTAACCTTTGATATCGCGCCAGACATGTTAGAATATACCGGTTTGGAAATGGAAACGAACCCTGGTAAAGGTGACTGGGAGCTTCGCATTGGTACCTCATCTGCTGATTTTAAGTCAGCCTCGTTTAGGCTCAAGTAG